Proteins encoded in a region of the Paenibacillus pedocola genome:
- a CDS encoding energy-coupling factor transporter transmembrane component T family protein, which yields MNERLLLGRSIETGSWVHKLDARSKITGMLLYLVIILLSHSWAAMGLLAVFSIAVMASTRIPLQYFIKAAKPLRFLMLFIFIVQILSVKEGDVWFSLGSFSLYEGGLRLGSFSVIRMLFLITFTALLTFTTTPGKLNQGLEGILSPFKKLGLSPDRLTMMIGIALRFIPTILDEAQIIMKAQASRGADLKELPLKEKGRMLVSLLVPVITSAFRRAQDLVYSMEARGFRMDAPRSQYHRLRWGMADTLFVVMFIIMGVAVALL from the coding sequence ATGAATGAACGGCTGCTGCTTGGACGCAGCATTGAGACCGGGTCCTGGGTGCACAAGCTGGATGCCCGCTCCAAAATAACCGGGATGTTATTGTATTTAGTCATTATTCTGCTGTCGCATTCCTGGGCAGCGATGGGGCTGCTGGCTGTATTCTCGATCGCGGTGATGGCGTCGACGCGCATCCCGCTCCAATATTTCATTAAAGCTGCCAAGCCTTTGCGGTTTTTGATGTTATTTATTTTCATTGTACAGATCCTGTCGGTGAAGGAAGGCGATGTATGGTTCTCGCTAGGGTCGTTTTCGCTGTACGAGGGCGGACTGCGTCTGGGATCCTTTTCGGTCATCCGCATGCTGTTTCTGATCACATTCACGGCGCTGCTGACCTTCACGACAACACCGGGCAAGCTGAATCAGGGTCTCGAAGGTATTCTTTCTCCGTTCAAGAAGCTGGGGTTATCACCGGACCGGCTCACGATGATGATTGGCATCGCCCTGCGCTTCATTCCGACGATTCTCGATGAAGCGCAGATCATTATGAAAGCCCAGGCCTCCCGCGGAGCGGATCTCAAGGAGCTGCCGCTGAAGGAAAAGGGGCGGATGCTCGTATCGCTGCTTGTACCGGTAATCACCAGCGCCTTCCGGCGCGCCCAGGATCTTGTCTATTCCATGGAAGCACGCGGCTTCCGCATGGATGCCCCGCGCAGCCAGTATCACCGCCTGAGGTGGGGCATGGCTGATACTTTGTTCGTCGTTATGTTCATCATCATGGGAGTTGCAGTAGCATTATTGTAA
- a CDS encoding peptidase U32 family protein, whose protein sequence is MARYFNGREIELLAPAGTFEIFKDVVQSACDAVYFGGPVLNMRMMRKGYNLSHEEIAQALVIAHSLDKKVYVTVNNLFSEEDVEEAREYLRFLDEVQPDALIVQDMAVLELIREMGLTVPIHASVMMNVHNLEMIYALRELGVSRVVTSREMDLQTAKLLGQRSGMELEYFIHGDMCSVHGANCYFSSQVFGMSSNRGKCMKPCRWDYRIKKDGYVFPAEYPLAVKDMFMYEHLPELIESGITSFKIEGRMRDKEFMVMLANSYGEAIDRYIDDPIGFDRTVDSKELYKNRKRDFSTAYAFGKPGLANINRRYEGTGKFYSTGKVFSTPTAERELSEDRVMQLKERFAEGKKAKSAKPELAVRVNNMEQAKLVLELGVDHLYLPGDVFEPDLPFTKQDIKELGALKGRTKLYLGMPRMMTELHFDQFSQLLSGERLPVDGLLVTNLGAIHRFRDMGYPMIGDSNLNVYNHLSAGLYTGLGLQKLTVSPEMTMEHFASFTSRCDLPLEVVVHGTPALMYMEHDLFENTEVMEPIGEEDNLHVSNKVLVLKTDKGENPVYRDQYGRCHLLFSKELCFLPMLGEMSDLGIATFRIEGATYSTTELRIIITAYQAAMNGTSDKEDLLGGLQPVYAGYTLGSLQFN, encoded by the coding sequence ATGGCACGTTATTTTAATGGCAGGGAAATTGAATTATTGGCACCGGCAGGGACGTTTGAGATTTTCAAGGATGTTGTTCAGTCGGCTTGTGACGCGGTTTATTTTGGCGGTCCGGTCCTTAATATGAGAATGATGCGCAAAGGCTACAATCTGTCGCACGAGGAAATTGCCCAGGCGCTGGTGATTGCCCACAGTCTTGATAAAAAAGTGTACGTTACCGTCAATAATCTGTTCAGTGAAGAGGATGTGGAAGAAGCCAGAGAATACCTGCGGTTCCTCGACGAAGTTCAGCCCGATGCGCTGATCGTGCAGGACATGGCGGTGCTGGAGCTGATCCGCGAGATGGGGCTTACGGTCCCAATTCATGCTTCAGTAATGATGAATGTCCACAACCTGGAGATGATCTACGCGCTGCGCGAGCTTGGGGTAAGCCGGGTAGTGACTTCGCGTGAGATGGATTTGCAGACGGCGAAGCTGCTGGGACAGAGAAGCGGAATGGAGCTGGAGTATTTCATTCACGGCGATATGTGTTCAGTGCATGGGGCCAACTGTTATTTCAGTTCCCAGGTGTTCGGGATGAGCAGCAACCGGGGGAAATGCATGAAGCCTTGCCGCTGGGATTACCGGATCAAGAAAGACGGCTATGTCTTCCCGGCAGAATATCCGCTGGCTGTCAAAGATATGTTCATGTATGAGCATCTTCCGGAGCTGATCGAATCGGGAATAACCTCCTTCAAAATTGAAGGCCGGATGCGCGACAAAGAATTTATGGTCATGCTGGCGAACAGCTACGGCGAAGCCATTGACCGCTACATCGATGATCCGATCGGCTTTGACCGTACCGTAGACTCCAAAGAGCTCTACAAAAACCGCAAACGCGATTTTTCCACCGCTTATGCTTTTGGCAAACCGGGCTTAGCGAACATTAACCGCCGTTATGAAGGTACAGGCAAGTTTTACAGCACAGGCAAGGTATTCAGCACACCTACTGCAGAGCGGGAATTGTCAGAGGACCGGGTAATGCAGCTGAAGGAACGGTTTGCGGAAGGTAAAAAAGCAAAATCAGCCAAACCTGAGCTTGCGGTACGTGTGAATAATATGGAGCAGGCAAAGCTGGTGCTTGAGCTGGGTGTAGACCATCTGTATCTTCCGGGGGATGTATTCGAGCCGGATCTGCCGTTCACCAAACAGGATATTAAAGAACTTGGGGCGCTGAAGGGCCGGACGAAGCTGTATCTGGGGATGCCGCGAATGATGACGGAGCTGCATTTTGATCAGTTCAGTCAATTGCTGAGCGGTGAGCGTCTGCCGGTTGACGGGCTGCTGGTTACGAATTTAGGGGCGATTCACCGCTTCAGAGATATGGGATATCCAATGATCGGAGACAGCAATCTTAACGTTTATAATCATCTCTCCGCTGGTTTATATACAGGCCTGGGTCTCCAGAAGCTGACGGTTTCACCAGAAATGACCATGGAGCATTTTGCCTCCTTTACCTCCCGTTGCGATCTGCCGCTTGAAGTTGTAGTTCACGGCACACCGGCACTGATGTATATGGAACATGATTTGTTTGAGAACACGGAGGTTATGGAGCCGATCGGCGAGGAAGATAATCTGCATGTCAGCAACAAGGTGCTCGTGCTTAAGACAGACAAAGGCGAAAACCCGGTCTATCGTGACCAGTATGGCCGCTGCCACCTGCTCTTCTCCAAAGAACTGTGCTTCCTGCCGATGCTGGGTGAAATGAGCGATCTCGGGATTGCCACCTTCCGGATTGAAGGAGCGACTTATAGCACCACTGAACTGCGGATCATCATTACAGCTTATCAGGCCGCTATGAACGGCACTAGTGATAAAGAAGATCTGCTGGGCGGATTGCAGCCTGTGTATGCAGGATATACCCTGGGTTCTCTGCAATTCAATTAA
- a CDS encoding aspartate aminotransferase family protein: protein MEQSPFIGREAVAAKRKQYFYPCTAHFYRDAPQIVRGSMQYVYDENGKEYTDFFAGVSVVACGHCNPAITARTIEQLQQLQHTSTVYLTQPNVDLAERLEAVLPGGLCRSFFVNSGSEANEGALLLARMHTGRKGFIALESGLHGRTNLTMSVTGLQMWRTDKYLDEDVTFIERPYHPELSLEEAAARSVQSLKRVLEEKGDSIAAMIVEPIQGNGGMIMPAPSYFREVKALLEQYGVLLIDDEIQTGYGRTGAMFAIEHFGVVPDIISMAKALGNGVPVAAFATTDEIAGSLNRPSASTFGGNPVSAATALAVLDYIESERLPERAAELGGHLKRGLQQLQASYPALICDVRGTGFMLGAELTGNAAVSAAELTDDVLEEMKDRGYLIGKNGVNRNVLAFQPPLIVTAENIDGMLKVLNDVLLQASHKLTAAVQAE from the coding sequence ATGGAGCAATCACCATTCATCGGCAGAGAGGCTGTAGCCGCTAAACGCAAGCAATATTTCTATCCTTGTACAGCACACTTTTATCGTGATGCCCCGCAAATAGTCCGGGGAAGCATGCAATATGTCTATGATGAGAACGGCAAGGAATACACGGATTTCTTCGCTGGTGTTTCGGTTGTGGCCTGCGGCCACTGCAACCCGGCTATCACGGCCCGTACGATCGAGCAGCTGCAGCAACTGCAGCATACCTCGACGGTGTATTTGACCCAGCCGAATGTGGATCTCGCAGAACGGCTGGAAGCTGTGCTGCCGGGAGGCTTGTGCCGGAGCTTTTTTGTGAACAGCGGCTCGGAAGCCAATGAAGGTGCGCTGCTGCTGGCTAGAATGCATACCGGACGCAAGGGCTTTATTGCGCTGGAGAGCGGCCTGCACGGGCGGACCAATCTTACAATGAGCGTAACCGGACTGCAAATGTGGCGGACGGACAAGTATCTGGATGAGGATGTCACCTTTATTGAACGGCCGTATCATCCTGAGCTGTCGCTGGAGGAGGCTGCAGCACGCTCGGTTCAGAGCCTGAAGCGTGTTCTGGAAGAGAAGGGTGACAGCATTGCCGCAATGATCGTTGAACCGATTCAGGGCAATGGCGGCATGATTATGCCGGCGCCTTCGTATTTCCGCGAAGTTAAAGCGCTGCTTGAGCAATACGGTGTACTCTTGATTGACGATGAAATTCAAACCGGCTATGGACGTACGGGGGCCATGTTTGCGATTGAGCATTTCGGAGTCGTTCCGGATATCATCAGTATGGCAAAAGCGCTCGGCAACGGTGTTCCGGTGGCGGCCTTTGCAACCACGGATGAAATTGCCGGTTCGTTGAACCGTCCGTCAGCATCAACCTTTGGAGGTAATCCTGTGTCTGCGGCGACGGCACTGGCTGTGCTGGATTATATCGAAAGTGAGCGGTTGCCGGAGCGTGCTGCAGAGCTGGGCGGACATCTGAAACGCGGCCTGCAGCAGCTTCAGGCGAGTTATCCTGCGCTCATCTGTGATGTACGGGGCACCGGCTTCATGCTTGGCGCCGAATTAACCGGCAATGCAGCGGTCAGTGCGGCCGAGCTGACGGATGATGTGCTGGAAGAGATGAAGGACCGCGGGTACCTGATCGGCAAAAACGGTGTGAACCGCAATGTTCTTGCCTTCCAGCCGCCGCTTATCGTTACAGCGGAGAATATTGATGGTATGCTTAAAGTACTGAATGATGTGCTGCTTCAAGCATCGCATAAGCTAACTGCGGCCGTGCAGGCCGAGTAG
- a CDS encoding UbiA-like polyprenyltransferase — protein sequence MVILNAFKTTALKLKMFSELVMFSHTLFSLPFAIISMVWAAGGWPSGHMMLWGLIALIGARNGANAFNRLVDRTFDKQNPRTAHRHLPQRLLAEKEVILFIVINYALFIVASGMLNLLCLVLSPVAIVLISTYSYTKRFTFLSHLYLGFVIASAPIGAWFAVTGNIAFTPFVIGTVVMLWIAGFDIIYGTQDIDFDRRHGLWSIPSFFGLENALRISKGLHFIMVLLLLFLYLWRDLGWMYLVGIGIATLLLMTEHRIIKPSNRKLMKVASYNLNQVISMVILLCTLIDYFYVS from the coding sequence ATGGTTATATTGAATGCTTTCAAAACAACGGCCCTTAAGCTGAAAATGTTCAGCGAGCTGGTCATGTTCTCACATACGCTCTTCTCCCTGCCGTTTGCCATCATCTCGATGGTATGGGCAGCAGGCGGATGGCCTTCCGGCCATATGATGCTATGGGGGCTCATCGCACTGATCGGGGCGCGCAATGGTGCCAATGCCTTTAACCGGCTGGTGGACCGTACCTTTGATAAACAGAATCCGCGCACCGCGCACCGGCATCTGCCGCAGCGGCTGCTGGCGGAGAAAGAAGTTATTCTGTTTATCGTCATCAACTATGCACTGTTTATTGTTGCCTCCGGTATGCTGAACCTGCTCTGCCTGGTGTTGTCGCCGGTGGCGATTGTCCTGATCTCTACTTACTCTTATACTAAACGCTTTACCTTTCTCAGCCACTTATACCTGGGATTCGTGATTGCTTCGGCACCGATTGGTGCCTGGTTCGCGGTGACCGGGAATATCGCGTTTACCCCGTTTGTCATTGGCACGGTCGTTATGCTATGGATTGCCGGCTTTGACATCATCTACGGTACGCAGGATATCGATTTTGACCGGCGGCACGGCCTCTGGTCCATCCCGAGCTTCTTCGGGCTGGAGAACGCCCTGCGCATCTCCAAGGGCCTGCATTTCATCATGGTGCTGCTGCTGCTCTTCCTGTACCTCTGGCGTGATCTGGGCTGGATGTACCTTGTGGGCATCGGTATAGCCACCCTGCTCCTGATGACGGAGCACAGGATTATCAAACCTTCGAACCGTAAGCTGATGAAGGTGGCTTCGTATAATTTGAATCAGGTGATCAGTATGGTGATATTGCTGTGTACGCTGATTGATTATTTTTATGTTAGCTAG
- a CDS encoding polyprenyl synthetase family protein, producing the protein MKLHEALNIDLNEINREIENLVARDKDVPKKSQLAQSILELVGSGGKRLRPLMVIVGGRFGRKPSGRRTLQLSAAAEFIHAASLIHDDIIDDAELRRGGAALHVKTGVLSAVHIGNYMSARVIELLSKYTGDKNRYVHDLSAVATAQLCLGEYQQMEHAFDYNLTLEQYLEKSRNKTALLMATCLRVGALSTESSEEVAQLLYTFGEALGMSFQIQDDLLDFTQSADVLGKPAGSDLRHGQVTLPVLFALQDPKLAPAIRTIGPASSEEEVSYVLDLIISSDALARTEAVSQSYLDQAAAIVQQLSDYPAHANLDTLLQYFAGRDH; encoded by the coding sequence ATGAAGCTGCATGAAGCCTTGAATATAGATCTGAATGAAATTAACCGTGAAATCGAAAATCTCGTGGCCCGTGATAAGGATGTTCCCAAAAAATCGCAGCTGGCCCAGAGCATTCTTGAGCTGGTCGGCTCCGGTGGCAAACGTCTCCGCCCGCTGATGGTCATCGTCGGCGGACGGTTTGGACGCAAACCTTCAGGACGCAGAACCCTGCAGCTGTCCGCAGCTGCAGAATTTATCCACGCAGCCTCTTTAATTCATGATGATATTATCGACGATGCCGAGCTGCGGCGCGGCGGTGCCGCCCTGCACGTGAAGACCGGTGTTCTATCCGCTGTTCATATCGGCAATTATATGTCTGCCAGGGTAATCGAGCTGTTAAGCAAGTATACCGGAGACAAAAACCGCTACGTTCATGATCTCTCTGCCGTAGCAACCGCTCAGCTCTGCCTCGGTGAATACCAGCAGATGGAGCATGCCTTCGATTATAATCTGACGCTTGAGCAATACCTGGAGAAATCCCGCAACAAGACAGCCCTGCTAATGGCTACCTGCCTGCGGGTCGGCGCATTGTCTACGGAGAGCTCAGAAGAAGTCGCACAGCTGCTTTATACTTTTGGGGAAGCGCTGGGCATGTCCTTTCAGATACAGGATGACCTGCTTGACTTCACCCAGTCTGCGGATGTGCTGGGCAAGCCCGCCGGCAGCGACCTGCGGCATGGCCAGGTAACCCTTCCCGTGCTCTTTGCGCTTCAGGACCCTAAGCTCGCTCCGGCGATTCGTACGATTGGCCCCGCCTCCTCCGAAGAAGAAGTGTCATATGTACTGGATCTAATCATCAGCAGTGATGCCTTAGCCCGTACTGAGGCAGTCAGCCAGAGCTATCTGGATCAAGCCGCAGCCATCGTGCAGCAGCTCTCCGATTATCCGGCCCATGCCAATCTGGATACCCTGCTGCAGTATTTTGCAGGGCGCGATCACTAA